One window from the genome of Mycolicibacterium gadium encodes:
- a CDS encoding mycobacterial-type methylenetetrahydrofolate reductase encodes MTLNTIALELVPPNVENGHERALEEAHKVLRCAAETGLQGRIRHVMIPGMIEEDDDRPIEMKPKMDVLDFWNEIRPELSAMNGLCTQVTAFLDKAALRQRLTKLSSAGFDGIAFVGVPRTMNDGEGSGVAPTDALSIYDDLVPNRGVILIPTREGEHGRFNFKCDQGATYGMTQLLYSDAIVGFLRNFAKETDHRPEILLSFGFVPKVETNVGLINWLIQDQGNVAVAAEQEFVRQLAATEPAEKRLLMVDLYKRVVDGVGELGFPISIHLEATYGVSVPAFQTFAEMLAYWSPDS; translated from the coding sequence GTGACGCTGAATACCATCGCGCTCGAGCTCGTCCCGCCGAACGTCGAAAACGGGCATGAGCGGGCGCTCGAGGAAGCACACAAGGTGCTGAGGTGCGCTGCCGAGACCGGCCTGCAGGGCCGGATCCGCCACGTGATGATTCCCGGAATGATCGAAGAGGACGACGACCGGCCGATCGAGATGAAGCCGAAGATGGACGTCCTCGACTTCTGGAACGAGATCAGGCCCGAGCTGAGCGCGATGAACGGCCTGTGCACCCAGGTGACCGCGTTCCTGGACAAAGCGGCGTTGCGTCAGCGGCTGACCAAGCTGAGTTCCGCGGGATTCGACGGCATCGCCTTCGTCGGTGTGCCGCGCACCATGAACGACGGCGAGGGGTCCGGCGTTGCGCCGACGGACGCCCTGTCGATCTACGACGACCTGGTGCCCAACCGCGGCGTCATCCTGATCCCGACCCGCGAGGGCGAACACGGTCGCTTCAACTTCAAGTGCGACCAGGGCGCGACGTACGGCATGACCCAATTGCTGTACTCCGACGCGATCGTCGGGTTCCTCCGCAACTTCGCGAAGGAGACCGACCATCGGCCCGAGATCCTGCTGTCGTTCGGCTTCGTGCCGAAGGTGGAGACCAACGTCGGCCTCATCAACTGGCTGATCCAGGACCAGGGCAACGTCGCCGTCGCCGCCGAGCAGGAGTTCGTCAGGCAGCTGGCCGCCACCGAGCCCGCGGAGAAGCGGCTGCTGATGGTCGACTTGTACAAGCGGGTGGTCGACGGGGTCGGCGAGCTGGGGTTCCCGATCAGCATCCATCTCGAGGCGACGTATGGGGTGTCCGTACCGGCGTTCCAGACGTTCGCCGAGATGCTCGCCTACTGGTCACCCGACTCCTGA
- the hrpA gene encoding ATP-dependent RNA helicase HrpA, translating into MSELSAAELRQRLDGLTIRDAARLGRRLKNLRGAGPDKLRPIADQIAAGEGLIATRLAAVPAIAYPDLPVSARRDEIAKAIIDHQVVIVAGETGSGKTTQLPKICLELGRGIRGTMGHTQPRRLAARTVGQRIADELGTPLGEAVGYTVRFTDQASDRTLLKLMTDGILLAEIQRDRRLLRYDTLILDEAHERSLNIDFLLGYLRELLPRRPDLKVIVTSATIEPERFAAHFGGAEHGPSGGAPIVEVSGRTYPVEIRYRPLEVAVAADESDDPDDPDHEVVRTELRDQTEAIVDAVDELSAEPPGDVLVFLSGEREIRDTAEALRHLKNTEVLPLYARLPTAEQQRVFQPSQSARRIVLATNVAETSLTVPGIRYVVDPGTARISRYSRRTKVQRLPIEPISQASAAQRAGRSGRTAPGVCIRLYSEEDFESRPRYTDPEILRTNLAAVILQMAALNLGDIETFPFLDPPDRRSIRDGVALLQELGAFDANGAITDIGRRLAQLPVDPRLGRMILQAEEEGCVREILVLAAALSIPDPRERPADREEAARQKHARFADENSDFISYLNLWRYLGEQRKELSGNALRRMCREEFLHYLRIREWQDLTGQLRSIARDLGIRESDDHEPADPARLHAALLAGLLSHVGLREGESRDFQGARNVKFVLAPGSVLTKRPPRWIVVADLVETSRLYGRIAARIQPETVERIAGDLVQRTYSEPHWDAQRGAVMAYERVTLFGLPLVPRRRVGYATVEPEVARELFIRRALVEGDWQTRHHFFRDNARLRAELTELEDKARRRDLLVGDDEVFAFYDARVPANSVSAKHFDAWWKKQRHKTPDLLTLTRDDLLRKDDAAVEGPDTWQADELSLPLTYRFEPGAEDDGVTVHVPVEVLARLDGDEFSWQVPALREELITALIKSLPKDLRRNFVPAPDTARAVLASIAPDGEPILQALQRELHRLTRVLVPIDAFDLDKLPPHLRVTFAVESDGKEVARGKDLEALQTQLAAPIRRAVAEAVAGELERTGLRTWPDDLDELPRTVERASGAHAVRGFPALVDTGGAVDIRVFPTEAEQAAAMVPGIRRLLRLDAPSPVKSLERELDPRARLVLGANPDGSLTALLDDCADAATDRLAPVPVWTRADFAALRGRVAEQLLPTTRAILGQVERVLAAAHDVDLALPATPPPTQADAIADIRDQLARLMPKGFVTATGATRLTDLTRYLTAINRRLERLPHAVGADRERMQRVHDVQDALDDLIGALSPTRAGADDIRDIALQIEELRVSLWAQQLGTPRPVSEKRIYRAIDAVTP; encoded by the coding sequence ATGTCCGAGCTGTCAGCCGCTGAGCTCCGCCAGCGCCTCGACGGCCTGACGATCCGCGACGCGGCACGCCTTGGCAGGCGTCTCAAGAACCTTCGCGGCGCCGGGCCCGACAAACTGCGGCCGATCGCCGACCAGATCGCCGCGGGCGAAGGCCTGATCGCGACTCGGCTGGCCGCGGTGCCGGCGATCGCCTATCCCGACCTTCCGGTCAGCGCGCGCCGCGACGAGATCGCCAAGGCGATCATCGACCACCAGGTCGTCATCGTCGCCGGGGAGACGGGCTCGGGGAAGACGACGCAGCTGCCGAAGATCTGCCTCGAACTCGGCCGCGGTATCCGCGGCACGATGGGCCACACGCAACCACGCCGCCTCGCCGCACGCACGGTCGGACAGCGCATCGCCGACGAGTTGGGCACGCCGCTGGGTGAGGCCGTCGGCTACACCGTGCGGTTCACCGACCAGGCCAGTGACCGCACCCTGCTGAAGCTGATGACCGACGGCATCCTGCTTGCCGAGATCCAGCGCGACCGCCGACTGCTGCGGTACGACACGCTCATCCTCGACGAGGCGCACGAGCGCAGCCTCAACATCGACTTTCTGCTCGGCTATCTGCGTGAGCTCCTGCCGCGACGGCCCGACCTCAAGGTGATCGTCACCTCCGCGACGATCGAGCCCGAGCGCTTCGCGGCGCACTTCGGCGGAGCCGAACATGGGCCCAGCGGCGGAGCACCGATTGTCGAGGTGTCGGGGCGGACGTATCCGGTCGAGATCCGGTACCGGCCACTGGAAGTCGCCGTGGCGGCCGATGAGTCCGACGACCCTGACGATCCCGACCACGAAGTGGTGCGTACCGAGTTGCGCGACCAGACCGAGGCCATCGTCGACGCCGTCGACGAACTGTCTGCCGAACCGCCGGGTGACGTCCTGGTGTTCCTGTCGGGTGAGCGCGAGATCCGCGACACCGCAGAGGCTCTACGTCACCTGAAGAACACCGAGGTGCTGCCTTTGTATGCGCGCCTGCCCACCGCCGAACAGCAGCGGGTCTTTCAGCCCAGTCAGAGCGCGCGGCGAATCGTGTTGGCCACCAACGTCGCCGAGACCTCGCTGACGGTGCCCGGCATCCGCTACGTCGTCGACCCCGGCACCGCCCGGATCTCGCGGTACAGCCGAAGGACCAAGGTGCAGCGGTTGCCGATCGAGCCGATCTCGCAGGCGTCGGCCGCCCAGCGCGCCGGCCGGTCTGGCCGCACCGCACCCGGTGTGTGCATTCGCCTCTACTCCGAGGAAGATTTCGAGTCGCGTCCGCGCTACACGGATCCGGAGATTCTGCGGACCAACCTGGCCGCAGTCATTCTGCAGATGGCGGCGCTGAATCTCGGTGATATCGAGACGTTTCCGTTTCTGGACCCGCCCGACCGGCGCAGCATCCGCGACGGCGTCGCCCTGCTGCAGGAACTCGGCGCCTTCGATGCCAATGGCGCCATCACCGATATCGGCCGTCGCCTGGCGCAGCTGCCCGTCGACCCGCGCCTGGGGCGAATGATCCTGCAGGCCGAGGAGGAAGGCTGTGTGCGCGAGATTCTCGTGCTCGCCGCGGCGCTGTCGATCCCCGATCCGCGTGAGCGGCCGGCCGACCGCGAAGAGGCGGCACGTCAGAAGCACGCCAGGTTCGCCGATGAGAACTCCGATTTCATCTCCTATCTGAACCTGTGGCGCTATCTCGGTGAGCAACGAAAGGAACTTTCGGGCAACGCGCTTCGACGGATGTGCCGCGAAGAGTTCCTGCACTACCTGCGCATCCGCGAGTGGCAGGACCTGACCGGGCAGCTGCGCAGCATCGCCCGCGACCTCGGCATCAGGGAGTCCGACGATCACGAGCCCGCCGATCCCGCGCGGCTGCACGCGGCGCTGCTGGCCGGTCTGCTGTCGCATGTCGGATTGCGCGAGGGCGAGTCTCGTGATTTTCAGGGTGCACGCAACGTCAAGTTCGTCCTGGCTCCCGGTTCGGTGCTGACCAAGCGTCCGCCACGGTGGATCGTCGTCGCCGACCTCGTCGAGACCAGTCGGCTGTATGGCCGAATCGCCGCACGGATCCAGCCGGAGACGGTCGAGCGAATCGCAGGCGATCTCGTCCAGCGCACCTACAGTGAGCCGCACTGGGACGCACAGCGCGGCGCCGTGATGGCCTACGAGCGGGTGACGCTCTTCGGACTGCCGCTGGTGCCACGGCGGCGGGTCGGCTACGCGACGGTGGAGCCTGAGGTCGCCCGTGAACTGTTCATCCGCCGTGCCCTCGTCGAGGGCGATTGGCAGACACGCCATCACTTCTTCCGCGACAACGCGCGGCTGCGCGCGGAACTGACCGAACTCGAGGACAAGGCGCGCAGGCGCGACCTGCTGGTCGGCGACGACGAGGTCTTTGCGTTCTACGACGCGCGTGTACCCGCGAACTCCGTGTCGGCGAAGCACTTCGACGCGTGGTGGAAAAAGCAGCGGCACAAGACACCCGACCTGCTCACGCTGACCCGCGACGACCTGCTGCGCAAGGACGACGCGGCCGTCGAGGGGCCGGATACCTGGCAGGCCGACGAGCTGTCGCTGCCGCTGACCTACCGCTTCGAACCGGGCGCCGAGGACGACGGTGTGACGGTGCACGTACCCGTCGAGGTGCTGGCCCGCCTCGACGGTGACGAATTCAGCTGGCAGGTACCGGCGTTGCGCGAGGAGCTGATCACCGCTCTGATCAAGTCACTGCCAAAGGACCTGCGCCGCAACTTTGTTCCCGCACCGGACACCGCGCGCGCCGTGCTCGCCTCGATCGCGCCGGACGGCGAACCGATACTGCAGGCCCTCCAGCGTGAACTGCACCGGCTGACCCGAGTGCTCGTGCCGATCGACGCGTTCGACCTCGACAAGCTGCCGCCCCACCTGCGGGTCACCTTCGCCGTCGAGTCCGACGGCAAGGAGGTCGCGCGCGGCAAGGACCTCGAGGCCCTGCAGACCCAGCTGGCCGCGCCGATTCGTCGTGCCGTCGCCGAAGCGGTTGCAGGAGAGCTGGAACGGACCGGCCTGCGGACGTGGCCCGACGATCTCGACGAGCTACCCCGCACCGTCGAACGCGCCAGCGGCGCGCACGCCGTGCGTGGCTTCCCCGCACTGGTCGACACGGGAGGCGCGGTCGACATCCGCGTTTTCCCGACCGAGGCCGAGCAGGCGGCGGCGATGGTGCCTGGCATCCGAAGGCTGCTGCGACTGGATGCACCCTCGCCAGTGAAGAGCCTTGAGCGCGAACTGGATCCGCGCGCCCGGCTGGTGCTGGGCGCGAACCCCGACGGATCGCTCACGGCGCTGCTCGACGACTGCGCCGACGCGGCGACCGACCGGCTGGCGCCAGTACCCGTGTGGACCCGCGCCGACTTCGCCGCGCTGCGCGGCCGCGTCGCCGAACAACTGCTACCCACGACGCGGGCGATCCTCGGCCAGGTCGAGAGGGTGCTCGCCGCGGCCCACGACGTCGACCTCGCGCTGCCCGCCACGCCGCCGCCGACGCAGGCCGACGCGATCGCCGACATTCGCGACCAGCTCGCCAGGCTCATGCCGAAAGGCTTCGTCACCGCCACCGGGGCCACGCGGCTCACCGACCTCACCCGCTATCTGACCGCCATCAACCGGCGACTCGAGCGGCTGCCGCACGCCGTCGGTGCGGACCGCGAACGGATGCAGCGCGTGCACGATGTCCAGGACGCCCTCGACGACCTGATCGGGGCGCTGTCGCCGACCCGCGCGGGCGCCGACGACATCCGCGACATCGCCCTGCAGATCGAGGAGCTGCGGGTCAGCCTGTGGGCACAGCAGCTCGGCACCCCCCGGCCGGTCAGCGAGAAGCGGATCTACCGGGCGATCGACGCCGTCACACCGTGA
- a CDS encoding glutaminyl-peptide cyclotransferase produces the protein MRNSIIWAAAVSVLVAGCGGGATPSETTTAEGPVPTITPEVLAEMPHDTTAWTQGLEFDGPRLYEGTGVAGASQVRELDPETGAVLRAAAAPNNYYGEGITVVGDRIWELTWQNKVAVEWDKNTMTPLREVPVNGEGWGLCADGDRLVRSDGSDRLFFHDPETFAETGSVAVTRDGDPLTNLNELECVDGQVWANVWTSDTIVRIDPGSGEVNTVVDASELAGNAGRDNQKVLNGIAHIDGDEYLITGKYWPKMYRVRIDAPSE, from the coding sequence ATGCGCAACAGCATCATCTGGGCAGCCGCGGTGAGCGTGCTGGTCGCCGGCTGCGGAGGCGGAGCTACACCCAGCGAGACCACCACGGCGGAGGGTCCGGTGCCGACGATCACGCCCGAGGTGCTCGCCGAGATGCCGCACGACACGACGGCCTGGACTCAGGGCTTGGAGTTCGACGGTCCCAGGCTCTACGAGGGCACGGGTGTCGCGGGCGCCTCGCAGGTGCGCGAACTGGACCCGGAAACGGGCGCGGTCCTGCGCGCTGCCGCGGCGCCCAACAACTACTACGGCGAGGGCATCACTGTCGTCGGCGACCGGATCTGGGAACTCACCTGGCAGAACAAGGTGGCCGTCGAGTGGGACAAGAACACCATGACCCCGCTGCGCGAGGTACCGGTCAACGGCGAGGGCTGGGGGCTGTGTGCCGACGGGGATCGGCTGGTCCGCAGCGACGGGTCCGACCGGCTGTTCTTCCACGATCCGGAGACGTTCGCCGAGACGGGTTCGGTTGCGGTCACGCGCGACGGCGACCCGCTGACAAACCTCAATGAGCTGGAATGCGTCGATGGCCAGGTGTGGGCGAACGTCTGGACGTCCGACACGATCGTGCGGATCGACCCTGGGAGCGGTGAGGTGAACACCGTCGTGGACGCCAGTGAGCTGGCAGGAAACGCCGGTCGCGACAATCAGAAGGTGTTGAACGGCATTGCCCACATCGACGGCGACGAGTACCTGATCACCGGCAAGTACTGGCCGAAGATGTACCGGGTCCGCATCGACGCCCCATCGGAATAG
- a CDS encoding FAD-dependent oxidoreductase, whose amino-acid sequence MRRVVIAGLGDSGVLTAIKLAKHAEVVGISSKPGLVSGQELGWRLSRPAEWARHNWIPFDRFRGLDRVRTVQGTLTGVDLEAGKVFLNRPDGIASAEPYDALVISTGVTNGFWRRPDLQTADEIVGGLRSAHDRMAAAESMIVIGGGAAAVSSAYNLARTWPAKSVALYFPGERALEHHHDRAWEQVRKRLVEAGVRLHPGHRAVVPEGFEFDDITSAPVEFSTGQPATSADAVLWAIGRVRPNTDWLPAELLDEHGFVRVTPELRVPGHRGVFAIGDVAATDPLRSSARNRADGLLARNIMAEFADQPLRSFRPASRRWGSILGIQSDGLEVFAPNGRPFRFPAWSFERILMSLIVRRGIYRGVRDNQPTV is encoded by the coding sequence ATGCGACGCGTGGTCATCGCCGGGCTCGGCGACAGCGGTGTGCTGACCGCGATCAAGCTTGCCAAGCACGCCGAGGTTGTCGGCATCTCGTCCAAGCCGGGCCTGGTCAGCGGGCAGGAGCTGGGTTGGCGGCTGTCCCGACCCGCAGAGTGGGCACGGCACAACTGGATCCCGTTCGACAGGTTCCGCGGTCTCGACCGGGTGCGCACCGTCCAGGGGACGCTCACCGGTGTCGACCTCGAAGCGGGCAAGGTCTTTCTGAACCGTCCCGACGGTATCGCCTCCGCCGAACCGTATGACGCGCTGGTGATCTCGACGGGAGTCACGAACGGCTTCTGGCGTAGGCCCGATCTGCAGACGGCCGATGAGATCGTCGGCGGGCTGCGCTCCGCGCACGACCGGATGGCCGCTGCCGAATCCATGATCGTCATCGGCGGCGGTGCGGCCGCGGTGAGCAGTGCGTACAACCTGGCCAGAACGTGGCCGGCAAAGTCGGTCGCGCTGTACTTCCCAGGCGAGCGGGCGCTGGAACACCACCACGACCGGGCTTGGGAGCAGGTACGCAAGAGGCTGGTCGAGGCGGGCGTGCGGTTGCATCCCGGCCACCGCGCGGTCGTCCCCGAAGGCTTTGAGTTCGACGACATCACAAGTGCGCCAGTCGAATTCAGTACCGGACAACCGGCCACATCCGCGGACGCCGTGCTGTGGGCGATCGGCCGGGTTCGGCCCAACACGGACTGGCTGCCCGCGGAGTTGCTCGACGAGCACGGGTTCGTTCGCGTCACCCCTGAGCTCCGGGTGCCCGGTCACCGCGGTGTGTTCGCGATCGGCGACGTCGCCGCCACTGATCCGCTGCGGAGTTCGGCGCGCAACCGCGCCGACGGTCTGCTCGCGCGAAACATCATGGCCGAGTTCGCCGATCAGCCGCTGCGCTCCTTCCGTCCTGCGAGCAGGCGGTGGGGTTCGATTCTCGGTATCCAGTCCGACGGCCTCGAGGTGTTTGCGCCGAACGGAAGGCCGTTCCGGTTCCCCGCATGGTCGTTCGAGCGGATCCTGATGTCGTTGATCGTGCGGCGCGGGATCTACCGCGGGGTGCGGGACAACCAGCCCACCGTCTGA
- the lipE gene encoding lipase LipE, producing the protein MTADGRIRVPADLDAVTAIGDEDHSDVDPASIERIWAAARYWYRAGMHPAIQLCLRHDGKVVLNRAIGHGWGNGPSDPPDAEKVPVTTDTPFCAYSAAKAMTTTVVHMLVERGEFALADRVCDYLPTYTSHGKDRTTIRHVMTHSAGVPIYRGPRVDLKRIDDSEYTREQLGALKPLHRPGLVHIYHGLTWGPLVREIVSAATGRNIREILATEILDPLGFRWTNYGVAPQDVPRVAPSHATGKPMPAPMEKVFKLAVGGSMHKIIPFSNSERYLTSVLPSSNTVSTANELSRFAEILRRGGELDGVRVLRPETLKAATTECRRLRPDVATGLVPARWGTGYLLGSNRFGPFGRNAPAAFGNLGLSNIAVWADPERRLAAGLISSGKPGAHREANRYPALMNLIASEMPRG; encoded by the coding sequence GTGACCGCCGACGGCCGAATCCGCGTACCGGCGGACCTCGACGCCGTCACCGCGATCGGCGACGAAGACCACTCGGACGTCGACCCGGCATCGATCGAACGGATCTGGGCGGCCGCGCGGTACTGGTATCGGGCGGGCATGCACCCCGCGATCCAGCTGTGTCTGCGGCACGACGGCAAAGTCGTCCTGAACCGCGCCATCGGCCACGGCTGGGGAAACGGGCCGTCGGACCCGCCCGACGCCGAAAAGGTGCCCGTCACCACGGATACGCCGTTCTGCGCGTACTCAGCGGCGAAGGCCATGACGACGACGGTCGTGCACATGCTGGTGGAGCGCGGCGAGTTCGCTCTCGCCGACCGCGTCTGCGACTATCTGCCGACCTACACCAGCCATGGCAAGGACCGCACCACCATCCGGCACGTGATGACGCACAGCGCCGGTGTTCCGATCTACCGCGGGCCACGCGTGGACCTCAAGCGCATAGACGACAGCGAGTACACCCGCGAACAGCTCGGCGCGCTGAAACCGCTGCACCGGCCCGGACTCGTGCACATCTACCACGGGCTCACGTGGGGTCCGCTGGTGCGCGAGATCGTCTCGGCTGCCACCGGCAGGAACATCCGCGAGATTCTCGCCACCGAAATCCTCGACCCCCTCGGGTTCCGCTGGACCAACTACGGCGTTGCACCCCAGGATGTTCCGCGGGTGGCACCCAGCCACGCCACCGGGAAACCCATGCCCGCACCCATGGAGAAGGTGTTCAAGCTCGCCGTTGGCGGATCGATGCACAAGATAATCCCGTTCTCCAACTCGGAGCGGTATCTCACCAGCGTGCTGCCGTCCTCCAATACCGTGTCGACGGCGAACGAGCTATCGCGGTTCGCTGAGATCCTGCGCCGCGGCGGCGAACTCGATGGAGTGCGGGTGCTGCGGCCGGAGACCCTCAAAGCCGCGACGACGGAGTGCAGGCGGCTACGCCCGGATGTCGCCACCGGTCTGGTGCCGGCACGCTGGGGAACCGGATACCTGTTGGGCTCCAACAGGTTCGGTCCGTTCGGCCGCAACGCGCCCGCCGCCTTCGGCAACCTCGGCCTGAGCAATATCGCGGTGTGGGCCGATCCCGAACGCCGGCTGGCAGCTGGTCTCATCAGCAGCGGCAAGCCAGGTGCGCACCGGGAGGCCAACCGATACCCGGCGCTGATGAACCTCATCGCCTCCGAAATGCCGCGCGGCTGA
- a CDS encoding heme-binding protein gives MKLSDINARIVGACAAGSLLGGLAVATIAAPSAMATPAGCSASELSGTVSSATGSAQAYLASHPGANAAVTTAFSQPRDQAASTLRAYFTANPGEYQDLRGILSPIGDKQSQCNVAVLPPDLASAYSQFMAG, from the coding sequence ATGAAGTTATCTGATATCAATGCTCGAATCGTCGGCGCATGTGCAGCGGGCTCGCTGCTCGGGGGCCTGGCGGTGGCGACAATTGCCGCACCGTCGGCCATGGCCACTCCTGCCGGTTGCAGCGCCAGCGAGCTGTCAGGCACGGTCAGCTCCGCGACGGGTTCGGCGCAGGCCTACCTGGCCAGCCACCCCGGCGCGAACGCGGCGGTGACAACGGCGTTCAGCCAGCCGCGCGACCAGGCCGCATCGACTCTGCGCGCCTATTTCACCGCCAACCCGGGTGAGTACCAGGACCTGCGCGGAATCCTCTCACCGATCGGCGACAAGCAGAGCCAGTGCAACGTCGCGGTGCTGCCACCGGATCTCGCGTCGGCCTACAGCCAGTTCATGGCCGGCTGA
- a CDS encoding VOC family protein, producing the protein MKLDLLSPGIEVGLVTTNLEAMVDFYEGFLELEFQGEIEFPGGSQRRYSLGGSVLKLVTFTTPPPLPATPGGGRAAAGVRYFTIGVKDLTGLSKTFAESPYEVVEPLTEFEPVPGMGWMFVADPDGNWIELFGTL; encoded by the coding sequence GTGAAACTGGATCTGCTCTCACCGGGTATCGAGGTCGGTCTGGTGACGACGAATCTCGAGGCGATGGTCGACTTCTATGAGGGTTTCCTCGAGCTCGAATTCCAGGGCGAGATCGAGTTTCCCGGCGGATCGCAGCGCCGCTACTCGCTGGGTGGCAGCGTCTTGAAGCTGGTGACGTTCACGACGCCGCCGCCGTTACCCGCCACGCCCGGTGGCGGGCGCGCGGCGGCCGGGGTCCGTTACTTCACGATCGGGGTCAAGGATCTGACCGGGTTGTCGAAGACCTTCGCCGAGTCTCCGTATGAGGTGGTGGAGCCGCTCACAGAGTTCGAGCCGGTTCCGGGCATGGGCTGGATGTTCGTCGCCGATCCCGATGGCAACTGGATCGAATTGTTCGGCACGCTGTAG
- a CDS encoding rhomboid family intramembrane serine protease, producing the protein MTTPPQAPTCYRHPDRATYVRCTRCNRYICPECMRDAAVGHQCAECVGEGARSVRQARTQFGGVPASTPLVTYVLIAINVVMFALQTMSSELQRALVLFAPAVADGEWYRLLTSAFLHYGPMHIVFNMWALWVVGPPLEAALGRVRFIALYFMSALGGSVVVYLLSPLGAQTAGASGAVFGLFGATFVVGKRLNMDTRWVIGLIVINLVITFVVPGISWQGHLGGLVTGAAIAAAYAYAPRKNRNAVQAGVTVGVLLLFLLLIWWRTASLLSLFGVA; encoded by the coding sequence ATGACCACCCCGCCGCAGGCGCCGACCTGCTATCGGCATCCTGACCGCGCGACGTATGTGCGGTGCACCCGCTGCAACCGCTACATCTGTCCCGAGTGCATGCGCGACGCAGCCGTCGGGCACCAGTGCGCCGAATGCGTCGGCGAGGGCGCCAGAAGCGTTCGGCAGGCGCGCACTCAGTTCGGCGGTGTGCCGGCGAGCACCCCGCTGGTCACCTATGTGCTGATCGCGATCAACGTCGTGATGTTCGCGCTCCAGACCATGTCGAGCGAACTGCAGCGTGCGCTCGTGCTGTTTGCCCCGGCGGTGGCCGATGGCGAGTGGTATCGGTTGTTGACGTCGGCGTTCCTGCATTACGGCCCGATGCACATCGTCTTCAACATGTGGGCGCTGTGGGTGGTCGGACCCCCGCTGGAGGCGGCGTTGGGACGGGTCCGGTTCATCGCGCTGTATTTCATGAGCGCGCTCGGCGGATCGGTTGTGGTGTATCTGTTGTCGCCGCTCGGTGCCCAGACCGCGGGTGCATCGGGTGCGGTGTTCGGTTTGTTCGGCGCCACGTTCGTGGTTGGTAAGAGGCTGAACATGGACACCCGCTGGGTGATCGGCCTCATCGTGATCAACCTGGTGATCACATTCGTGGTGCCGGGCATCAGTTGGCAGGGGCATCTCGGCGGGCTCGTCACGGGTGCGGCGATCGCGGCGGCGTATGCGTATGCCCCGCGGAAGAATCGCAACGCGGTGCAAGCCGGCGTGACCGTGGGGGTGCTGTTGTTGTTCTTGCTGCTGATCTGGTGGCGCACCGCAAGTCTGCTGTCGCTGTTCGGCGTGGCCTGA
- a CDS encoding GtrA family protein codes for MTVESSTPARTGAVERFHRCCDRVVALLPFGLSSLVAPTFLGFCLINSFTFGVDLVLLYLLHGVLALPVPIAVTAAYACAFTLSYVLNRIFNFSSHAPVGPQLAIYVVVVVVNYLAFILGVSSLLTALGVDYRIARLGAGACEAVYMYSMMRWVVFRR; via the coding sequence GTGACCGTCGAGTCGTCGACTCCTGCCAGGACGGGAGCGGTCGAACGGTTCCACCGGTGCTGTGACAGGGTGGTCGCCCTCCTGCCGTTCGGGCTCAGTTCCCTTGTCGCGCCGACGTTTCTCGGGTTCTGTCTGATCAACAGCTTCACGTTCGGCGTCGATCTGGTGCTGCTGTACCTACTGCACGGGGTGTTGGCGCTGCCGGTGCCGATTGCGGTGACAGCGGCGTACGCGTGCGCGTTCACGTTGAGTTACGTCCTGAACCGGATCTTCAACTTCTCCTCGCACGCGCCCGTCGGGCCTCAGCTCGCCATCTACGTCGTCGTGGTGGTGGTGAACTACCTCGCGTTCATCCTCGGAGTGTCCAGCCTGCTGACTGCGCTGGGTGTGGACTACCGCATCGCACGCCTCGGAGCGGGCGCCTGCGAGGCGGTGTACATGTACAGCATGATGCGCTGGGTGGTGTTCCGCAGATAG